A window of Terriglobia bacterium contains these coding sequences:
- a CDS encoding replication-associated recombination protein A, with protein sequence MDLFSSPDSPTPDEDRTVDRSRPLADRMRPRTLDELVGQEHLVGSGKPLRVQIESDRLSSMIFWGPPGVGKTTLARIIARMTHSTFVTYSAVLAGIKEIKEVMSKAEQARQYGSRTIMFIDEIHRFNKAQQDAFLPHVEKGSIILIGATTENPSFEVISALLSRCRVYVLHPLTLDEIIKLLRRAITDPERGLGREQIEIGEKVLERIALFANGDARMAYNAIEAALAGVRPDAQGIKRVTEEEMEAVLQKKTLLYDKTGEEHYNIISALHKSVRNSDPDAALYWLARMLEGGEDPLYVARRLVRMATEDIGLADPRALTLTMDAMRAVEFIGMPEGNLALAEATVYLSLAPKSNAVYEAYSSAHRDANETLAEPVPLHLRNAPTRLMKDLGYGDGYKYAHNYDDRITDMQCLPENLKNREYYQPTDQGLEKNLKEKLNWVRQHGPKK encoded by the coding sequence ATGGATCTCTTCTCAAGTCCGGATTCACCCACCCCCGATGAAGATCGGACCGTCGACCGTTCCCGTCCTCTGGCAGACCGGATGCGCCCGCGCACCCTCGATGAACTCGTCGGGCAAGAACACCTCGTTGGATCCGGCAAACCACTCCGCGTTCAGATCGAAAGCGACCGCCTCTCTTCAATGATCTTCTGGGGCCCTCCCGGCGTCGGGAAGACCACCCTCGCGCGGATCATCGCCCGGATGACCCACTCTACTTTTGTCACGTACAGCGCCGTTCTCGCAGGCATCAAGGAAATCAAGGAAGTGATGTCCAAGGCGGAGCAGGCTCGCCAGTACGGGTCGCGAACCATTATGTTCATTGATGAGATTCATCGATTCAACAAGGCGCAGCAGGATGCCTTTCTTCCCCATGTCGAGAAGGGCAGCATTATTTTGATCGGCGCTACCACGGAGAATCCCTCTTTTGAAGTCATCTCGGCATTGCTCTCTCGTTGCCGGGTCTATGTGCTTCATCCGCTGACTCTCGACGAGATCATCAAACTGCTCAGGCGCGCGATCACCGATCCGGAGCGCGGATTGGGTCGGGAACAAATCGAAATAGGTGAGAAGGTCCTCGAGCGCATCGCCCTTTTTGCGAATGGCGACGCCAGGATGGCTTATAACGCGATTGAAGCGGCGCTGGCCGGCGTCCGTCCCGATGCGCAGGGCATCAAGCGCGTTACCGAGGAGGAAATGGAAGCCGTCCTCCAGAAGAAGACCCTGCTCTATGACAAGACGGGAGAAGAACACTACAACATCATTTCTGCCCTCCACAAATCCGTCCGCAACAGTGATCCTGATGCCGCCCTCTACTGGTTGGCGCGCATGTTGGAAGGAGGAGAAGACCCCCTCTATGTCGCCCGGCGCCTGGTCCGAATGGCGACCGAAGATATTGGCCTCGCGGATCCCCGCGCCCTCACCCTGACCATGGACGCCATGAGGGCGGTGGAGTTTATTGGCATGCCCGAGGGGAACCTGGCGCTCGCCGAAGCAACGGTTTACCTCTCCCTGGCACCCAAATCGAATGCCGTTTACGAGGCCTATTCATCCGCCCACCGGGATGCCAACGAAACCCTCGCTGAACCGGTCCCTCTGCACCTGCGAAACGCCCCGACCCGCCTGATGAAAGATCTGGGATACGGGGACGGTTACAAATATGCGCACAACTACGACGACCGCATCACCGATATGCAGTGCCTCCCGGAAAACCTGAAAAACCGTGAATACTATCAACCCACCGACCAAGGGTTGGAAAAAAACCTGAAGGAAAAACTAAATTGGGTTCGCCAGCACGGCCCCAAAAAATAA